A genomic segment from Triticum dicoccoides isolate Atlit2015 ecotype Zavitan chromosome 1A, WEW_v2.0, whole genome shotgun sequence encodes:
- the LOC119353204 gene encoding putative F-box protein At4g22180 yields the protein MRPARDWSGLPEDLLLVAMAAMEVPDVLRSGAVCCSWRSASATFRRLRLPSTALNQPPCLLYACDAYGADDATALYSPSANATFRLPSSLRGVVGSAHGWLFTTDEAANPYLLNPLTGARAALPPITTLEGVKIHSIPDDDGGVLYDVDRGMRSFPKVKQANARTAKDWVYGRVAISAAGASPGCIVLLAHTPCGSLSFARPGDESWTSLPEPYSTTEVAIAVYNERDGLFYTLCEGGVVCTFDLSNPSSPAVRRIAYGAKMHSSGSAARHSHYLLFTPGNAILVVTRRFARALDTPRGGGVATTDLWIHKVRGRDWTGLGDNALILGRNSPLCLPIKDYPMLRPNCAYLTDDLQQHYTPVRRRNLGIWDFETGSLQKLDDLRPLLPWLETPPPIWITPSFY from the coding sequence ATGAGGCCAGCACGGGACTGGTCCGGGCTGCCGGAGGACCTCCTCCTCGTCGCCATGGCCGCTATGGAAGTCCCCGACGTCCTCCGCTCGGGAGCCGTCTGCTGCTCCTGGCGCTCCGCGTCCGCCACGTTCCGTCGTCTCCGTCTCCCCTCCACGGCGCTGAACCAGCCTCCGTGCCTGCTATACGCGTGCGATGCCTACGGAGCAGACGACGCCACGGCGCTCTACTCCCCCTCTGCCAACGCCACCTTCCGCCTGCCATCCTCGCTCCGCGGCGTCGTCGGGTCGGCGCACGGGTGGCTCTTCACTACCGACGAGGCGGCCAACCCCTACCTCCTCAACCCTCTCACCGGCGCCCGGGCCGCGCTCCCGCCCATCACCACTCTCGAGGGCGTGAAGATCCACAGCATCCCGGACGACGATGGCGGTGTACTCTACGACGTTGACCGCGGGATGCGGAGCTTCCCGAAAGTGAAACAGGCCAATGCGCGGACCGCGAAGGACTGGGTGTACGGCCGGGTCGCCATCTCCGCGGCGGGCGCGTCGCCGGGGTGCATCGTCTTGCTCGCACACACGCCGTGCGGAAGTCTCTCCTTCGCGAGGCCCGGCGACGAGAGCTGGACCTCGCTGCCTGAACCATACTCGACCACGGAGGTCGCCATTGCTGTCTACAACGAGAGGGATGGCCTGTTTTACACGCTATGCGAGGGCGGCGTCGTGTGCACCTTCGACCTGAGCAACCCGTCGTCCCCGGCGGTGCGGCGCATAGCATACGGTGCGAAGATGCATTCGTCAGGCAGCGCTGCTAGGCACTCGCACTACCTCCTGTTCACGCCGGGCAACGCCATCCTGGTGGTGACGAGGCGCTTTGCCAGGGCACTGGACACTCCGCGTGGCGGCGGCGTTGCCACCACTGACCTCTGGATCCACAAGGTCCGCGGTCGGGACTGGACAGGCTTGGGTGACAATGCTCTCATCCTCGGCCGGAACTCGCCGCTGTGCCTCCCGATCAAGGACTATCCCATGTTGCGCCCAAACTGCGCCTATCTGACGGACGATCTTCAGCAGCACTACACGCCAGTCAGGCGGCGCAACCTCGGCATCTGGGACTTCGAGACCGGGAGCCTGCAGAAGCTTGACGATCTCAGGCCTCTCCTTCCTTGGCTGGAAACACCACCACCAATTTGGATTACGCCATCTTtttactag